A single region of the Massilia sp. erpn genome encodes:
- the aceB gene encoding malate synthase A: MTQSSLTLPAGMEITGAIQPGYERVLTPEALALVAKLSRAFEPRRQELLAARVARAKRLDEGERPDFLAETAHIRNGDWTIAPIPPALQCRRVEITGPVERKMVINALNSGADSYMTDFEDSNTPNWDNQISGQINMMDAVRRTIALEQNGKSYKLNDKIATLVVRPRGWHLDEKHVLVDGKRISGGIFDFALFLIHNAKEQLARGAGPYFYLPKMESHLEARLWNDIFVMAQNEIGIPQGTIKATVLIETILAAFEMDEILYELREHSSGLNAGRWDYIFSCIKKFKLDKDFCLADRAKVTMTSPFMRSYALLLLKTCHKRNAPAIGGMAALIPIKNDPEKNEVAMGGVRNDKARDATDGYDGGWVAHPGLVELAMTEFKKVLGDAPNQIGKQRPDVDVKAADLLNFQPEAPITEAGLRYNINVGIHYLGSWLGGNGCVPIHNLMEDAATAEISRSQVWQWIRSSKGVLEGGSKVTAEMVRAMIPEELPKVKAAAPDGSSPSYDRAAVIFEEMSTSANFAEFLTLPLYEEI, from the coding sequence ATGACGCAGTCCTCCCTCACTTTGCCAGCAGGTATGGAAATCACCGGCGCCATCCAGCCCGGCTATGAACGCGTGCTGACGCCGGAAGCGCTGGCGCTGGTCGCCAAGCTGTCGCGCGCTTTCGAGCCGCGCCGCCAGGAGCTGCTGGCCGCGCGCGTGGCCCGCGCCAAGCGTCTGGACGAGGGCGAGCGCCCGGATTTTCTGGCTGAAACGGCCCATATCCGCAATGGCGACTGGACGATTGCGCCGATCCCGCCAGCGCTGCAATGCCGCCGCGTGGAAATCACCGGCCCGGTCGAGCGCAAAATGGTCATCAACGCGCTGAACTCGGGCGCCGACAGCTATATGACCGACTTCGAGGACTCGAATACGCCGAACTGGGACAACCAGATCAGCGGCCAGATCAATATGATGGACGCCGTGCGCCGCACGATTGCGCTGGAGCAGAACGGCAAGTCCTACAAGCTCAACGACAAAATCGCCACCCTGGTCGTGCGTCCGCGCGGCTGGCATCTGGATGAAAAGCATGTGCTGGTCGACGGCAAGCGCATTTCGGGCGGCATCTTTGACTTCGCGCTCTTCCTCATCCACAACGCCAAGGAACAGCTGGCGCGCGGCGCCGGCCCTTACTTCTACCTGCCGAAGATGGAATCGCATCTGGAAGCGCGCCTGTGGAACGACATCTTCGTGATGGCGCAGAACGAGATCGGCATCCCGCAAGGCACGATCAAGGCCACCGTGCTGATCGAAACCATCCTGGCCGCTTTCGAAATGGATGAAATCCTGTACGAGTTGCGCGAACACAGCTCGGGCCTGAACGCCGGCCGCTGGGACTACATCTTCAGCTGCATCAAGAAATTCAAGCTGGACAAGGACTTCTGCCTGGCCGACCGCGCCAAGGTGACGATGACCTCGCCCTTCATGCGTTCCTACGCGCTGCTGCTGCTGAAGACCTGCCACAAGCGCAACGCGCCAGCCATCGGCGGCATGGCCGCGCTGATCCCGATCAAGAACGATCCGGAAAAGAACGAAGTGGCCATGGGCGGCGTACGCAACGACAAGGCGCGCGACGCCACCGATGGCTACGATGGCGGTTGGGTGGCCCACCCCGGCCTGGTCGAGCTGGCCATGACCGAGTTCAAGAAAGTGCTGGGCGATGCGCCCAACCAGATCGGCAAACAGCGTCCCGACGTCGACGTGAAGGCGGCCGACCTGCTCAACTTCCAGCCCGAAGCGCCGATCACCGAAGCCGGCCTGCGCTACAACATCAATGTTGGCATCCACTACCTGGGCAGCTGGCTGGGCGGTAACGGCTGCGTTCCCATCCACAACCTGATGGAAGACGCCGCCACCGCCGAAATCAGCCGCTCGCAAGTGTGGCAATGGATCCGTTCCAGCAAAGGCGTGCTGGAAGGCGGCAGCAAAGTCACGGCCGAGATGGTGCGCGCCATGATTCCCGAAGAGCTGCCGAAGGTCAAAGCCGCCGCCCCCGACGGCAGCAGCCCCAGCTACGACCGCGCCGCCGTCATCTTCGAAGAGATGTCGACCTCCGCCAACTTCGCCGAGTTCCTGACCCTCCCGCTCTACGAAGAAATCTAA
- a CDS encoding LysR family transcriptional regulator: MGQFRQISTFVEVVAKGSLSAAARAEGIAPAVIGRRLDALEQRLGVKLLQRTTRKLALTDEGAAFLEDCQRILGELEDAETAVAERSARATGHLLISAPAGFGRQHVAPLLPSFLAEHRDVTATLNLNDRVVDLIGEGVDVAIRIASMSDSNLVSAKLADNRRVVVATPAYLKRHGKPLALDDLTQHNCLAISSDGSQRGWTFRENGKNVTRKVNGNMACNDGAVLHAWVLADKGLAWRSMWEVGGDIEAGRLCSVLDEYSAPGNDIYAVFAQRRHLPLRIRAFVDFLRRSYAQPDYWRAPHSPG, translated from the coding sequence GTGGGACAGTTTCGCCAGATTTCAACTTTTGTAGAAGTGGTTGCCAAGGGCAGCCTGTCCGCCGCCGCCCGCGCCGAGGGCATCGCGCCGGCCGTGATCGGCCGCCGCCTGGATGCGCTGGAGCAGCGCCTGGGCGTCAAGCTCTTGCAACGGACCACGCGCAAGCTGGCCCTGACCGACGAGGGCGCCGCCTTCCTCGAAGATTGCCAGCGCATCCTGGGCGAGCTGGAGGATGCGGAAACCGCCGTGGCCGAGCGCAGCGCGCGCGCCACCGGCCATCTACTGATCTCGGCCCCGGCCGGCTTCGGCCGCCAGCACGTCGCGCCCCTGCTGCCCTCCTTCCTGGCCGAGCACCGCGACGTGACGGCCACACTGAACCTGAACGACCGCGTGGTCGATCTGATCGGCGAAGGGGTGGATGTGGCCATCCGCATTGCCAGCATGTCGGATTCGAATCTGGTGAGCGCCAAGCTGGCCGACAACCGGCGCGTGGTCGTCGCCACGCCGGCCTATCTGAAGCGCCATGGCAAGCCGCTCGCTCTGGACGACCTGACCCAGCACAACTGCCTGGCCATCAGCAGCGACGGCAGCCAGCGCGGCTGGACTTTCCGCGAAAACGGCAAGAACGTGACGCGCAAGGTGAATGGGAATATGGCCTGCAACGACGGCGCCGTACTGCATGCCTGGGTGCTGGCCGATAAAGGCCTAGCCTGGCGTTCGATGTGGGAAGTGGGCGGCGATATCGAGGCGGGACGCTTGTGCAGCGTGCTCGATGAGTATTCGGCGCCGGGCAACGATATTTACGCGGTCTTTGCGCAGCGCCGCCATTTGCCGCTGCGCATCCGCGCCTTCGTCGATTTCCTGCGGCGTAGCTACGCCCAGCCCGACTACTGGCGGGCGCCGCACAGCCCCGGCTGA
- a CDS encoding cold-shock protein, translating to MATGIVKWFNDSKGFGFITPDEGGEDLFAHFSAIQSAGFKSLQENQRVSFDVTSGPKGKQASNIQPL from the coding sequence ATGGCAACTGGTATCGTAAAATGGTTCAATGATTCGAAGGGTTTTGGCTTCATTACCCCTGACGAAGGCGGCGAAGATCTGTTCGCTCACTTCTCGGCGATTCAATCGGCCGGCTTCAAATCCCTGCAAGAGAACCAACGCGTTTCTTTTGACGTGACCTCCGGTCCAAAGGGTAAGCAAGCATCGAACATTCAGCCTCTGTAA
- a CDS encoding Hpt domain-containing protein, protein MATPVDPAYRARLAALNEKFAASVPQRMAAIAQALAQCREHGATPEHLRQLHESLHAVAGSAGSFGFQVLGEQARRLEQQLRGLQAGEGDWTLTAAEIDTLLTWAAQEPSAQHYPPQA, encoded by the coding sequence ATGGCGACCCCGGTCGATCCCGCCTACCGCGCCCGCCTGGCTGCGCTGAACGAAAAGTTCGCCGCCAGCGTGCCGCAGCGGATGGCGGCGATCGCCCAGGCGCTGGCCCAATGCCGCGAGCACGGCGCCACGCCCGAACATTTGCGCCAGCTGCATGAAAGCCTGCATGCCGTGGCCGGTTCCGCCGGCTCTTTCGGCTTCCAGGTGCTGGGCGAGCAGGCGCGTCGCCTGGAGCAGCAACTGCGCGGCCTGCAGGCCGGCGAGGGCGACTGGACGCTGACGGCGGCCGAAATCGATACCCTATTAACGTGGGCAGCGCAAGAGCCAAGCGCACAACACTACCCGCCGCAGGCTTGA
- the upp gene encoding uracil phosphoribosyltransferase: MKQDPRFPNLFITDHPLIQHKLSHMRDKTTSTRTFRELLKEITLLMGYEITRDLPLTTREIETPLMTIDAPVIAGKKLAVVPILRAGIGMSDGLLNLVPSARVGHIGVFRDPDTHQPVEYLVRLPDLVDRIFILCDPMVATGNSAVHAVDVLKNRGVGDDQIIFLALVAAPEGIEVFQKSHPGVKIYCASLDSHLNDHAYIVPGLGDAGDRIFGTK, from the coding sequence ATGAAACAAGATCCGCGTTTCCCCAATCTGTTTATCACCGACCATCCCCTGATCCAGCACAAGCTCAGCCATATGCGCGACAAGACCACGTCCACGCGCACCTTCCGCGAGCTGCTGAAAGAGATCACCCTGCTGATGGGTTATGAAATCACCCGCGACCTGCCGCTAACCACGCGCGAAATCGAAACCCCGCTGATGACCATCGACGCGCCCGTGATCGCGGGCAAGAAACTGGCCGTGGTGCCGATCCTGCGCGCCGGCATCGGCATGAGCGATGGCCTGCTGAACCTGGTGCCCTCGGCCCGCGTCGGCCATATCGGCGTGTTCCGCGACCCGGACACCCACCAGCCGGTGGAATACCTGGTGCGCCTGCCGGACCTGGTCGACCGTATCTTCATCCTGTGCGACCCGATGGTGGCGACCGGCAATTCGGCCGTGCATGCCGTGGACGTGCTGAAAAACCGTGGCGTGGGCGACGACCAGATCATCTTCCTGGCCCTGGTGGCCGCGCCGGAAGGCATCGAAGTGTTCCAGAAATCGCATCCAGGCGTGAAGATCTACTGCGCTTCGCTGGACAGCCACCTGAACGACCATGCCTATATCGTGCCAGGCCTGGGCGATGCCGGCGACCGCATCTTCGGCACCAAGTAA
- a CDS encoding isovaleryl-CoA dehydrogenase yields the protein MNPFDTHEIHNQVAPFGNVNLFRCDPALCEAVAREGEGDAGASDGLAALGEMLGRAEILDLARQANRHSPQLHNFDRNGQRIDEIEFHPAWHALMKMLIEYGAHASPWDGREAGGQVLRAARYILFGQLENGSQCPVTMTYASVPALKQSPALAERWLPKILSREYDPRPLPMERKRGVLIGMGMTEKQGGSDVRSNTSFAEAVSAAEAERVFGEEGAQVYRIVGHKWFFSAPQCDAHLVLAQTEHGGSAGLSCFLLPRFLPDGSHNQIRVQRLKDKLGNRSNASSEVEFTGAYGWLLGKPGRGIPTILEMGSHTRLDCVLGSTGIMRAALTQALHHARQRHAFGKPLAEQPLMRNVLADLALESEAATVFAMRLARCFDHPDDPAEAMLARILTPAGKYWICKRGPGFGAEAMEVLGGGGYVEDGPLARLYREFPVNSIWEGSGNVMCLDVLRAFSRSPDAAIALAAELGLAGASDAVYGAFCSALLAELAGLAGAVRPAGTSGKPGASGQRAEEAGAAVTPGEVLNKAADAEFGARVLAERIVLAVQAGLLLRHAPAYVSAAFVASRLAREPGGAYGRLPPDTDCAAILARALQV from the coding sequence ATGAACCCATTTGATACGCATGAAATCCATAACCAGGTTGCGCCGTTCGGCAATGTGAACCTGTTCCGCTGCGACCCGGCCTTGTGCGAGGCGGTGGCGCGCGAGGGCGAGGGCGATGCCGGCGCCAGCGACGGCCTGGCCGCGCTCGGCGAGATGCTGGGGCGGGCCGAGATTCTCGACCTGGCGCGCCAGGCCAACCGCCATTCTCCCCAGCTGCATAATTTCGACCGCAACGGCCAGCGCATCGACGAGATCGAATTCCATCCCGCCTGGCATGCGCTGATGAAGATGCTGATCGAGTACGGCGCCCACGCTTCGCCGTGGGATGGGCGGGAGGCCGGCGGCCAGGTGCTGCGCGCGGCGCGCTATATCCTGTTTGGTCAGCTGGAAAACGGTTCGCAATGCCCGGTGACCATGACTTACGCCAGCGTGCCGGCGCTGAAGCAGTCGCCCGCGCTGGCTGAGCGCTGGCTGCCCAAGATCCTGTCGCGCGAATATGATCCGCGGCCGCTGCCCATGGAGCGCAAGCGCGGCGTCCTGATCGGCATGGGCATGACGGAGAAGCAGGGCGGCTCCGATGTGCGTAGTAATACTAGCTTTGCCGAAGCGGTGAGTGCGGCCGAGGCGGAGCGCGTGTTCGGCGAAGAGGGCGCGCAGGTCTACCGCATCGTCGGCCATAAATGGTTCTTCTCGGCGCCGCAGTGCGATGCCCATCTGGTGCTGGCGCAGACCGAGCATGGCGGCAGCGCGGGCCTGTCCTGTTTCCTGTTGCCGCGCTTTTTGCCGGACGGCAGCCATAACCAGATCCGCGTGCAGCGCCTGAAGGACAAGCTGGGCAACCGCTCGAACGCCTCGTCCGAAGTGGAGTTCACCGGCGCTTACGGCTGGCTGCTGGGCAAGCCGGGGCGCGGCATCCCCACCATCCTGGAAATGGGCAGCCATACCCGCCTGGACTGCGTGCTGGGCAGCACCGGCATCATGCGCGCGGCGCTGACCCAGGCTCTGCACCATGCGCGTCAGCGCCATGCTTTCGGCAAGCCGCTGGCCGAGCAGCCGCTGATGCGCAATGTGCTGGCCGATCTGGCGCTGGAATCGGAGGCGGCCACCGTCTTCGCCATGCGGCTGGCGCGCTGCTTCGACCATCCGGACGATCCGGCGGAAGCCATGCTGGCGCGCATTCTGACCCCGGCCGGCAAATACTGGATCTGCAAGCGCGGCCCGGGCTTTGGCGCCGAGGCGATGGAGGTGCTGGGCGGCGGCGGTTATGTCGAGGATGGACCGCTGGCGCGGCTGTACCGCGAATTTCCGGTGAATTCGATCTGGGAAGGTTCGGGCAATGTGATGTGCCTGGATGTGCTGCGCGCCTTCTCGCGTTCGCCCGATGCTGCCATCGCGCTGGCGGCGGAGCTGGGTCTGGCCGGCGCGAGCGATGCCGTGTACGGCGCATTCTGTTCGGCGCTGCTGGCGGAGCTGGCCGGGCTGGCTGGTGCTGTGCGGCCGGCAGGGACGAGCGGGAAGCCGGGCGCCAGCGGGCAGCGTGCCGAAGAAGCCGGTGCCGCCGTCACGCCAGGCGAGGTGCTGAACAAGGCCGCCGATGCCGAATTCGGCGCGCGCGTGCTGGCCGAACGCATCGTGCTGGCGGTGCAGGCCGGCCTGCTGCTGCGCCATGCGCCGGCCTATGTCAGCGCGGCCTTCGTGGCTTCGCGGCTGGCGCGCGAACCGGGCGGGGCATATGGCCGCCTGCCACCGGATACCGATTGCGCCGCCATTCTGGCGCGCGCCCTGCAGGTTTGA